Proteins from one Dysgonomonas sp. HDW5A genomic window:
- the dnaE gene encoding DNA polymerase III subunit alpha, producing MEPFIHLHVHSQYSLLDGQASIQRLVDKAKGDGMKALALTDHGSMFGIKEFYNYVKKKNAPVFAEIKKIKAAIAEAKEGSPLLEELNKKLQEEESHLFKPILGCECYVAHRNRKLKEGKPDMSGWHLIVLAKNLQGYKNLIKMVSQSWTEGFYMRPRIDKELLEKYHEGLIVSSACLGGEIPKKITRGTPEEVDEAIQWFKNLFGDDFYLELQRHKTSRPDANLEVYPLQERVNQELLKLSVKHNVKVIATNDVHFIGEEDSDAHDRLICLSTGKDLDDPKRMRYTKQEWLKTTAEMNELFKDIPHVLSNTLEIAEKVEYYSIDSDALMPFFDIDPSFGTEADYREKFTETDLITEFGDKEYHRLGGYDKVIRIKLEADYLKHLTMIGAVKRYGENMNDETRERLEFELDVMKTMGFPGYFLIVQDFIAAARRMGVAVGPGRGSAAGSAVAYCLGITDIDPIKYDLLFERFLNPDRISMPDIDIDFDDDGRGEVLRWVTEKYGQERVAHIITYGTMATKSAIKDVARVQKLPLVQSNYLAKLVPDRIPDKKKVTLKDAIEYVPELKQASNSTDLIMRDTMKYAQMLEGNVRNTGVHACGVIIGQTAISDTVPVSTAEDKETGETMLVTQYEGSIIEETGLIKMDFLGLKTLSIIKEALENIKQTTGEDVDISTISLEDAKTYELYSQGKTTGTFQFESAGMQKYLKELQPSKFEDLIAMNALYRPGPMDYIPSFVARKHGREEIAYDIPIMERYLDDTYGITVYQEQVMLLSRLLADFTRGQSDELRKAMGKKLIDKMNALKEKFLAGGKKNGHAEKTLNKIWADWEKFASYAFNKSHATCYSWIAYQTAWLKANYPSEYMAAVLSRNLSNITEITKFMDECKYMGMNVLGPDINESYLKFSVNKAGDIRFGMAAIKGVGSGAVNDIIKERTLNGPYKTIFDLVERVNLSSCNKKNIESLALAGAFDNFPEITREQFFETNAKGETFIDQLVRYGNMYQIDKAQATNSLFGGDDIVLPTHPEIPKAEKWSDLERLNKERELIGIYLSAHPLDEYAIALKYGCNVGMADIEDKEALRNKEVTFGGLVCAAREGITKNGKPYMIIKIEDFTGSGEIPLFGDDYINFSKYGRLGLYVYVKARVQGRRFNENQLELKIVSIQLLPDVKDQVIEKITITLPIHEMNAQMVEELSTLTKNNVGNSLLYFEIVDGERNMKVELFARGLKINIRKELIDYLEENENIVFKVN from the coding sequence ATGGAACCCTTTATACATCTGCATGTACATTCTCAATACTCACTGCTCGACGGGCAGGCAAGTATTCAACGACTCGTTGACAAAGCCAAAGGAGATGGTATGAAGGCTTTAGCCTTGACCGATCACGGATCGATGTTCGGGATCAAAGAGTTTTACAACTACGTAAAGAAAAAAAACGCACCTGTATTTGCCGAAATAAAAAAAATTAAAGCGGCAATAGCCGAAGCTAAAGAAGGAAGTCCTCTTTTGGAGGAGTTGAACAAAAAGCTTCAGGAAGAAGAATCCCATTTATTCAAACCTATTTTAGGATGCGAATGTTATGTAGCCCATCGAAACCGCAAGTTAAAAGAAGGAAAACCCGATATGAGCGGCTGGCACTTAATAGTACTGGCTAAAAATCTGCAAGGCTACAAAAACCTGATTAAGATGGTTTCGCAAAGCTGGACAGAAGGCTTTTACATGCGCCCTCGTATCGACAAAGAACTACTCGAAAAATACCACGAAGGACTCATCGTATCATCAGCCTGTCTGGGAGGAGAAATTCCCAAAAAAATAACACGCGGAACCCCCGAAGAAGTAGACGAAGCCATACAATGGTTCAAGAATCTTTTCGGAGACGATTTCTATCTTGAGCTTCAACGACATAAAACAAGTCGCCCTGATGCTAACCTTGAGGTATATCCGCTTCAGGAACGTGTCAATCAGGAGTTGTTAAAATTAAGCGTAAAGCATAACGTCAAAGTTATTGCAACCAATGATGTGCATTTTATCGGCGAAGAAGATTCGGATGCCCACGATCGTCTGATCTGTCTCAGTACAGGAAAAGATCTGGATGACCCGAAACGGATGAGATATACCAAACAGGAGTGGTTAAAAACAACTGCCGAGATGAACGAGCTGTTCAAGGATATCCCTCATGTACTATCCAACACGCTGGAAATAGCCGAAAAAGTTGAATATTACTCGATAGATTCGGATGCTTTGATGCCATTCTTTGATATTGACCCTTCTTTCGGGACAGAAGCAGATTACAGAGAAAAGTTCACAGAAACAGATCTTATCACTGAATTCGGAGACAAAGAATATCATCGCTTAGGAGGATACGACAAAGTAATCCGAATAAAACTCGAAGCCGATTACCTGAAACACCTGACAATGATAGGTGCAGTAAAACGCTACGGAGAAAATATGAATGATGAAACTCGCGAACGTCTGGAATTTGAATTAGACGTTATGAAGACCATGGGATTCCCCGGATATTTCCTTATTGTACAAGACTTTATTGCAGCTGCTCGCAGAATGGGTGTTGCAGTAGGTCCGGGACGTGGATCGGCAGCAGGTTCTGCTGTAGCCTATTGCCTCGGAATTACCGATATCGACCCTATTAAATATGACCTTCTGTTTGAGCGTTTCCTTAATCCCGACCGTATATCAATGCCCGATATCGATATCGACTTTGATGATGATGGACGTGGAGAGGTTCTTCGCTGGGTAACAGAAAAATACGGACAAGAAAGGGTTGCCCACATTATCACATACGGTACTATGGCAACCAAATCGGCAATCAAAGACGTTGCCCGTGTTCAAAAGCTACCACTAGTACAATCTAACTACTTAGCGAAACTAGTTCCGGATAGAATACCCGATAAAAAGAAGGTAACCCTTAAAGATGCCATCGAATATGTACCCGAATTAAAGCAGGCTTCAAACAGTACGGATCTCATTATGCGCGACACGATGAAATACGCACAAATGCTCGAAGGTAACGTACGTAACACCGGAGTGCATGCCTGTGGGGTTATTATTGGGCAAACTGCTATTTCGGATACAGTTCCCGTAAGTACTGCCGAAGATAAAGAAACAGGAGAAACGATGCTGGTGACCCAGTATGAGGGATCGATTATCGAAGAAACGGGACTTATCAAGATGGACTTTTTGGGTTTAAAAACCCTTTCGATTATAAAAGAAGCTCTCGAAAATATAAAGCAGACTACAGGAGAAGATGTAGACATCAGTACTATTTCGCTTGAAGATGCTAAGACATACGAATTATATAGTCAGGGAAAGACAACAGGTACATTCCAGTTTGAGTCTGCCGGTATGCAAAAATACCTCAAAGAACTTCAGCCAAGTAAGTTCGAAGACTTAATTGCCATGAATGCCCTGTATCGTCCCGGCCCGATGGATTATATTCCTTCGTTTGTTGCCCGTAAACATGGACGTGAAGAAATAGCCTACGATATCCCGATTATGGAACGGTATCTTGACGATACATATGGTATTACGGTGTATCAGGAACAGGTCATGCTTTTGTCTCGTCTATTGGCCGACTTTACTCGTGGTCAGTCCGATGAGTTACGTAAGGCGATGGGTAAGAAGCTCATCGACAAGATGAATGCCCTAAAGGAGAAATTCTTAGCAGGAGGAAAGAAGAACGGACATGCCGAAAAAACATTGAACAAGATATGGGCTGACTGGGAAAAGTTTGCATCATACGCTTTCAACAAATCGCATGCAACCTGTTATTCGTGGATAGCTTATCAAACAGCATGGCTCAAGGCCAACTATCCATCCGAATATATGGCAGCCGTTCTATCTCGAAACTTGTCGAATATCACGGAAATCACCAAGTTTATGGATGAATGCAAGTACATGGGAATGAATGTACTTGGTCCGGACATAAACGAATCATATCTTAAGTTTTCGGTAAATAAAGCAGGTGATATACGCTTCGGAATGGCTGCCATAAAAGGAGTGGGCAGTGGAGCGGTGAATGATATTATCAAGGAACGAACTCTCAATGGTCCTTATAAAACTATATTTGATCTAGTAGAACGTGTAAATCTATCCTCTTGTAACAAGAAGAATATAGAGTCACTCGCTCTTGCCGGAGCTTTCGATAATTTCCCGGAAATTACCCGCGAACAGTTCTTTGAAACAAACGCTAAAGGTGAAACTTTTATAGACCAGCTGGTTCGTTACGGAAATATGTATCAGATCGATAAGGCACAAGCAACCAATTCACTTTTCGGTGGAGATGACATTGTTTTGCCTACTCATCCTGAAATTCCAAAAGCCGAAAAATGGTCAGACCTGGAACGTTTAAATAAAGAACGTGAGTTGATTGGTATTTACTTATCAGCCCACCCTCTTGACGAATACGCCATAGCACTTAAATATGGATGCAATGTGGGAATGGCTGACATTGAGGACAAAGAAGCTCTAAGAAACAAAGAAGTAACATTTGGAGGGTTGGTATGTGCTGCCAGAGAAGGCATTACCAAGAATGGTAAACCTTATATGATCATCAAAATCGAAGATTTTACCGGAAGTGGAGAAATTCCTTTATTTGGAGATGATTACATCAACTTTAGCAAATACGGGCGTCTCGGACTTTATGTATATGTAAAAGCCCGTGTTCAGGGACGAAGATTTAATGAAAATCAGCTCGAACTTAAAATCGTATCGATTCAGCTACTTCCTGATGTGAAAGATCAGGTTATTGAGAAGATAACCATAACATTGCCTATCCACGAAATGAATGCTCAAATGGTAGAAGAGCTTTCAACTCTGACTAAAAACAATGTGGGTAATTCATTGTTATATTTTGAGATTGTCGATGGTGAACGGAATATGAAAGTTGAACTCTTTGCCCGAGGTCTTAAAATTAATATCCGCAAGGAATTAATTGACTATCTGGAAGAAAACGAAAACATCGTATTCAAGGTAAATTGA
- a CDS encoding bifunctional riboflavin kinase/FAD synthetase produces the protein MNLIDPEHNNTQHQPLVATIGFFDGVHTGHQYLIEQLKAEAKKQNLPSAVITFPVHPRKVLCSDYQPALLCGYQEKVKRLATTDVDYCITLDFTREMSTLSAREFIQQILKEKLNVQTLLIGYDHRFGHNREDGFEEYQKYGKEVGIDVIQAKELEGGTHVSSSRIRRLLGEGDIAKANQLLGYTYTISGQIVEGFQVGRTIGFPTANIKIWEDFKVVPAFGVYAVYVLIDDDQYEGMLYIGKRPTLHNGDNISLEVNILDFDQNLYGKTLSVEFVKFMRTDEKFKDLETLVKNIKQDKINVANLLQKLRNTRKSNS, from the coding sequence ATGAACTTAATAGATCCCGAACATAACAACACCCAACATCAACCTCTGGTAGCTACTATAGGTTTCTTCGACGGTGTACACACCGGTCATCAGTACCTCATAGAACAGCTTAAGGCAGAAGCTAAAAAGCAGAATCTGCCTTCGGCCGTTATAACATTTCCGGTACATCCGCGAAAAGTTTTATGCAGTGATTACCAGCCCGCTTTACTTTGTGGATATCAGGAAAAAGTAAAACGCCTTGCTACAACAGATGTCGATTATTGCATAACACTCGATTTCACCCGGGAAATGTCAACTTTGAGCGCTCGCGAATTCATTCAACAAATACTCAAAGAAAAGCTCAATGTACAAACACTGCTTATCGGTTACGACCATCGCTTTGGGCACAACCGCGAAGATGGCTTCGAGGAGTATCAAAAGTACGGTAAAGAGGTAGGAATTGATGTAATACAAGCCAAAGAACTAGAGGGTGGCACACACGTCAGCTCATCACGCATACGACGCTTATTGGGCGAAGGTGATATTGCCAAAGCAAACCAACTTCTCGGATATACCTACACAATATCAGGACAGATTGTTGAAGGATTTCAGGTAGGTCGTACAATCGGTTTTCCCACTGCTAACATTAAAATCTGGGAAGATTTCAAAGTCGTTCCCGCCTTTGGTGTATATGCCGTATATGTGCTTATCGATGACGATCAATACGAAGGGATGCTTTATATAGGCAAAAGACCCACGCTTCATAATGGAGATAACATAAGTCTGGAGGTAAATATACTCGACTTCGATCAGAATCTATATGGCAAAACATTATCCGTTGAATTCGTCAAATTTATGCGTACTGACGAAAAGTTTAAGGATCTCGAAACTTTGGTAAAGAACATAAAACAAGATAAAATTAACGTTGCCAATCTTCTTCAAAAGTTAAGAAACACTCGCAAAAGCAACTCTTAG
- a CDS encoding HAD family phosphatase, translating into MADLTGIKNLLFDFGGVIVSINKDNAVKRFKEIGVDNIEDFLGEFRQEGIFLQLEEGTISKEEFYDELRKLAGKNIPDKDIDSGWLAFLTGIPEYKFDLLKELRKKYNIYLLSNTNPVIMGWADTKDFSPSGEPISAFFDQMFWSFKMGHTKPAKETFEIVIEEAKINPEETLFLDDGQSNLDAAEKFGFKTYLVDQEEDLRKVFE; encoded by the coding sequence ATGGCTGATTTAACCGGAATAAAGAATTTACTCTTCGACTTTGGAGGTGTAATTGTTAGTATCAATAAAGATAATGCTGTAAAGCGTTTCAAAGAAATAGGAGTTGATAATATCGAAGACTTTCTGGGCGAATTTCGTCAAGAAGGAATTTTCCTTCAGCTAGAAGAAGGAACGATCAGTAAAGAAGAATTTTATGATGAATTAAGAAAACTGGCAGGAAAGAATATTCCCGATAAAGACATAGATTCAGGATGGTTAGCATTTCTTACAGGAATACCCGAATATAAATTCGATCTACTGAAAGAACTTCGCAAAAAGTACAATATATATTTGCTTAGCAACACCAACCCCGTTATTATGGGATGGGCTGATACTAAAGATTTCTCACCTTCGGGAGAACCCATTTCAGCATTCTTCGATCAGATGTTCTGGTCTTTCAAAATGGGACACACAAAGCCTGCAAAAGAAACATTTGAAATAGTTATCGAAGAAGCAAAGATCAACCCCGAAGAAACTTTATTTTTAGATGACGGACAATCGAATCTGGATGCTGCCGAAAAATTCGGCTTTAAAACATACCTGGTCGATCAAGAAGAAGACCTGAGAAAAGTTTTTGAATAA
- a CDS encoding LysR family transcriptional regulator, with amino-acid sequence MLNFRLRVFYSVATFSSFTKAAEEMFITQPAVTKNIKELESELGIRLFNRISNKITLTEAGKLLLHYTEHVLTLDKKFMFDLGVLKQKFSGDLKLGASTTIGQYVLPPILAKFKMEQPEMELSLLNDNTQRIETALIEKILDLGIVEGNSKNSQLKYIPFIKDEIVAIAHSSQPLFEKDEITLNEFKEIPLVLRELGSGSLEVITEKLRLKDVKLKDLNVVMHLGSTESIKTFLANSNSIGLISINAVSKEIANGEFKIIDIADFEIVRNFYFIHLHGVPSGFTEMFIQYALSYYNQRL; translated from the coding sequence ATGTTGAATTTCCGTCTTCGGGTTTTTTATTCAGTGGCTACATTCTCAAGCTTTACAAAAGCTGCCGAAGAGATGTTTATCACTCAGCCTGCTGTAACCAAAAATATAAAGGAGCTTGAGTCTGAATTGGGTATTCGCCTTTTTAACCGGATATCAAATAAAATAACTCTTACTGAGGCAGGAAAGCTTCTTCTGCATTATACGGAGCATGTTCTGACTTTGGATAAGAAATTTATGTTTGATTTGGGTGTGTTGAAGCAAAAATTTTCGGGAGATCTTAAATTGGGAGCCAGTACTACTATCGGGCAATATGTATTACCACCTATACTTGCAAAATTTAAGATGGAACAGCCTGAGATGGAATTGTCGTTACTGAATGACAATACACAGCGGATAGAAACTGCTTTAATTGAGAAAATTCTGGATCTTGGGATTGTAGAGGGCAATTCTAAAAATAGTCAGTTGAAATACATTCCTTTCATTAAAGACGAAATTGTGGCTATTGCTCACTCCTCACAACCCTTATTCGAGAAAGACGAGATTACATTGAATGAGTTTAAAGAAATTCCTTTGGTATTGAGAGAATTAGGATCGGGAAGTTTAGAGGTGATAACCGAAAAGCTAAGGTTGAAAGATGTGAAATTGAAGGATTTGAATGTTGTAATGCACTTGGGCAGTACAGAGAGTATTAAAACATTTCTGGCAAATTCAAATAGTATCGGACTTATCTCGATTAATGCTGTCAGCAAAGAAATTGCTAATGGCGAGTTTAAAATTATAGATATAGCTGATTTCGAGATTGTGCGTAACTTTTATTTTATTCATTTGCATGGAGTCCCTTCGGGTTTTACAGAAATGTTTATCCAGTATGCCCTCAGTTATTATAACCAGAGGTTATAG
- a CDS encoding YeiH family protein yields MKINSKLLKKGIFIILVILCLFPFVEPPVALLAGFILSFTIGHPYLHLNNKATKILLQASVVGLGFGMNIYDAMAVGKEGLIFTVSSIVLTLAFGLLLGKLFHINKKTSVLVSSGTAICGGSAIAAMVPIIDANEEETSVSLGVIFVLNSVALFLFPVIGHLLSMTQEQFGLWSAIAIHDTSSVVGAAHKYGEEALKIATTVKLERALWIIPLSFVTALLYRKGKVSIPYFIFLYVVAMIINTFIPAVQTVSPAIVMIAKRGLTLTLFLIGAGLSKEALKKIGVKPLLQGIILWAFISILSLLVILNM; encoded by the coding sequence ATGAAAATTAATTCGAAATTGTTGAAAAAAGGTATCTTTATAATACTGGTTATATTGTGTTTGTTTCCTTTTGTGGAACCTCCGGTTGCTCTTCTAGCGGGTTTTATTTTGTCATTTACGATAGGACATCCGTATCTTCATCTCAATAACAAGGCGACTAAAATTTTATTACAGGCTTCTGTTGTAGGGCTGGGTTTTGGAATGAATATTTATGATGCAATGGCTGTAGGAAAAGAAGGACTGATATTTACCGTTTCGTCTATTGTTCTTACTCTGGCTTTTGGTTTGTTGCTCGGGAAGCTATTTCATATAAATAAAAAAACGAGTGTCTTGGTATCGTCCGGTACTGCTATTTGCGGAGGAAGTGCAATCGCTGCAATGGTACCTATTATAGATGCCAATGAGGAAGAAACTTCGGTTTCATTAGGGGTTATATTCGTCTTAAATTCAGTTGCACTGTTTTTATTCCCTGTGATTGGTCATCTGTTGAGTATGACACAAGAGCAGTTCGGTCTTTGGTCTGCCATTGCCATACACGACACGAGCTCTGTTGTGGGTGCTGCTCATAAATATGGGGAAGAAGCACTGAAAATAGCCACAACAGTAAAATTGGAAAGGGCTTTGTGGATAATTCCACTCTCTTTTGTAACAGCTCTTTTGTATAGGAAGGGTAAGGTGTCTATTCCTTATTTTATTTTTCTATATGTGGTTGCAATGATTATTAATACTTTTATTCCGGCTGTTCAAACAGTATCACCGGCTATTGTTATGATCGCTAAGAGGGGGTTGACTCTAACTTTATTCCTTATTGGTGCCGGATTAAGTAAAGAGGCCTTAAAGAAGATTGGTGTAAAACCTTTATTACAAGGTATAATACTCTGGGCTTTTATCTCTATACTGTCTCTTCTTGTGATTTTAAATATGTAG
- a CDS encoding S9 family peptidase — translation MKKVCFVLLAMLVSTSFFAQTLNLKDITDGKYRAKGIASEVSSADGEFYFQADQSKTKIIKYSYKTGQPVETVFDIQTARDCNIPSFEGFIMSPDENRLVVYTNSEQIYRRSFKADYFYFDIRRNLIRKLSDNKSKQMAPIFSRDGRMLAYVCDNNIWLSKFDYGTESQITKDGEIGKIINGATDWVYEEEFGTTALMDFSPDNKLLSYVRFDETKVPEFSFQNFKQQLYPDFISFKYPKAGEANSKVTCNIFDIESKTIRPINFPANTSFEYIPKIEFTPTSQLAIMTLNRDQNDFNMYFADPRTTIAKLILREQNDRYINYDFFNSIHFLGDQFTYISEKDGYSHIYIYSLTGVQQKQLTSGNYDVMEILACDPVSKTVYYQAAEESPLQRAIYKVDILKGTKTKLSTKAGYNTAGFSSNGKYFINNWSNTENPSLITMNDASGKELRVLEDNKELKSKLPSLGLPKKEFITVKGADGTSLNAWMLKPANFNSSKKYPLLMVQYSGPDSQEVLDRFNIDWVDYLTTQDYIVVAVDGRGTGARGQEFRKCTYMNLGIKESDDQIAAARYFGTLPYIDAANISIWGWSYGGYNVLMSLSRGNDVFKSGVAIAPVTDWRFYDSVYTERYMRTPQQNASGYQNSSPSTLASSLSGRLLLIHGTADDNVHFQNTIEYTSALIKANKQFELFVFPDQNHSIPGSHNRNYLYTKVIDFLKFK, via the coding sequence ATGAAAAAAGTTTGTTTTGTGCTTCTTGCAATGCTGGTTTCAACCTCTTTTTTTGCCCAAACACTAAATCTAAAAGATATTACCGACGGTAAATACAGAGCTAAAGGAATAGCTTCGGAAGTATCTTCGGCAGACGGCGAATTCTATTTCCAAGCAGATCAATCAAAAACTAAAATTATAAAATACTCTTATAAAACAGGACAGCCTGTGGAAACAGTATTTGATATACAAACGGCACGCGATTGCAACATTCCTTCTTTTGAAGGGTTCATTATGAGTCCTGACGAAAACCGACTCGTTGTTTATACCAACAGTGAACAAATATATCGCCGATCGTTTAAAGCCGATTATTTTTACTTCGATATACGCCGCAATTTGATACGCAAATTAAGCGACAATAAGTCAAAACAAATGGCTCCTATATTTTCTCGTGACGGACGTATGCTCGCTTATGTTTGTGACAACAATATATGGCTATCTAAGTTTGATTATGGAACAGAGTCACAGATTACGAAAGACGGAGAAATAGGTAAAATCATAAATGGTGCTACCGATTGGGTATATGAAGAAGAATTTGGTACAACAGCATTAATGGATTTTTCGCCTGATAATAAACTGTTATCCTATGTAAGATTTGATGAGACTAAGGTTCCTGAATTTTCGTTTCAAAACTTCAAGCAACAATTGTATCCAGATTTTATATCCTTTAAATATCCAAAAGCAGGCGAAGCTAACTCAAAAGTGACTTGCAACATTTTTGATATTGAATCAAAGACAATCAGACCTATAAATTTCCCGGCTAATACTAGTTTTGAATATATACCCAAAATTGAGTTTACTCCTACCTCTCAGTTAGCTATAATGACACTCAATCGTGATCAGAACGATTTTAATATGTATTTTGCCGATCCCAGAACAACTATAGCCAAACTAATTCTGAGAGAACAAAACGACAGATACATCAATTATGATTTCTTTAATTCGATTCATTTCTTAGGGGATCAATTTACATATATCAGCGAAAAAGATGGTTATAGTCATATTTATATATACTCATTAACCGGAGTTCAACAAAAACAGCTAACATCGGGTAATTATGATGTTATGGAAATTTTGGCTTGCGACCCTGTAAGCAAAACCGTTTACTACCAAGCGGCAGAAGAGAGTCCACTTCAAAGAGCTATATATAAAGTAGACATCCTTAAAGGCACTAAAACCAAATTATCAACAAAAGCAGGATATAATACTGCCGGCTTTAGTTCGAATGGTAAATACTTCATCAATAATTGGTCTAACACCGAAAATCCTTCTTTGATAACCATGAATGATGCTTCTGGAAAAGAATTGAGAGTTCTTGAAGACAACAAAGAGCTGAAAAGTAAACTACCCTCTTTAGGTCTGCCTAAAAAAGAGTTCATTACGGTAAAAGGAGCAGACGGCACTTCTCTTAATGCATGGATGCTTAAACCTGCGAATTTCAACTCGAGCAAAAAATATCCCTTATTGATGGTTCAATACAGCGGGCCTGATTCACAAGAAGTATTAGATCGTTTTAATATCGATTGGGTTGACTATCTGACTACTCAAGATTATATAGTGGTAGCTGTAGACGGACGAGGCACAGGTGCCCGCGGTCAGGAATTCCGAAAATGCACTTATATGAATTTAGGGATAAAAGAATCCGATGACCAGATTGCAGCTGCACGGTATTTCGGGACATTACCCTACATCGATGCTGCTAATATTTCAATCTGGGGCTGGAGCTACGGCGGCTATAATGTTCTTATGAGCTTAAGCAGAGGAAACGACGTATTCAAATCGGGAGTTGCTATCGCACCTGTTACCGATTGGCGTTTCTATGATTCGGTATATACCGAGCGGTATATGCGAACTCCTCAGCAAAATGCCTCTGGATATCAAAACAGCTCGCCCAGCACTTTAGCCTCATCTTTATCCGGACGGCTTCTCCTAATTCACGGAACAGCCGATGACAATGTTCATTTCCAAAATACAATAGAATACACATCAGCATTGATAAAAGCAAATAAACAATTCGAGCTTTTTGTCTTCCCTGATCAAAATCACTCTATCCCGGGAAGTCATAATAGAAATTATTTATATACAAAAGTGATTGATTTTTTGAAGTTTAAATAA
- a CDS encoding GNAT family N-acetyltransferase, protein MINEVPYSDVLEIRHKVMYPEKEIDYVILPEDDKGLHIGYYKEGLLVSVLSLFLNNRELQFRKFATLAEFQGQGYGSELLKWVLDYANDMKFERVWCNSRIEKTDFYKKFEFVETDQIFEKDGRQFVILERKF, encoded by the coding sequence ATGATAAATGAAGTGCCCTATTCTGATGTATTGGAAATCCGTCATAAAGTAATGTATCCCGAAAAAGAAATAGATTATGTTATATTGCCTGAAGATGATAAAGGCTTGCATATCGGATATTATAAAGAAGGGCTATTGGTAAGCGTGTTGTCTTTATTCTTGAATAATAGAGAATTACAGTTTCGTAAATTTGCGACATTAGCCGAATTTCAAGGACAAGGTTATGGTTCGGAATTATTGAAATGGGTACTTGATTATGCGAATGACATGAAGTTTGAAAGGGTTTGGTGTAATTCGAGAATCGAAAAAACCGATTTTTATAAAAAGTTTGAATTTGTCGAAACCGATCAAATTTTCGAAAAAGACGGTCGTCAGTTTGTTATTTTAGAAAGAAAATTCTAA